A single Ammospiza caudacuta isolate bAmmCau1 chromosome 6, bAmmCau1.pri, whole genome shotgun sequence DNA region contains:
- the TRPM5 gene encoding transient receptor potential cation channel subfamily M member 5 has protein sequence MVEMETKLYSGDKEEAFKREFPYCIGEIDFTASGKNHGKFMKVQSTIHPGIIFEVMLNKWNLPAPNLVISLVGGEEDFQMKPWLRDTLKKGFIKAAESTGAWIFTSALRVGVTRHLVQAVQDLALASTSSTLSVIAIGIASLREIQHREILENTKSESLVHYQSDDSTQGPLYSLDHNHSHFILVEHGTAEEPDGTAKLRLALERHISEQRTGYGGTGSIEIPVLCLLVNGGPDTLERICSGLENSAPWLILAGSGGTADILAAFMNDPQLIMPEAVEKQFKEKFPAESFLWKDILQWTLTIQNIISHQHLLTLHNFEQDGSEELDTVILKALVKACKSQSQEAQEYLDELKLAVAWNRVDIAKSEIFNGDVEWKSCDLEEVMMDALVNNKPEFVKLFIDNGANIYEFLTYSRLQRLYCSISQKCLLYELLLKKHEESKLTSAGHTGQQQSDQKSTCPLFTLTEVSRVLKDFLDDACKGFYQDLRHEGKKKSDKMNTKGLPGPLDMNQKSENPWRDLFVWAVLQNRHKMANYFWAMGQEGVASALAACKILKEMSRLETETKAACIMKEAKYEQLAVELFSECYHNSEERAFALLVRKNQYWSKTTCLQLATEADAKSFFAHDGVQAFLTKIWWGDMSTSTQILKLICAFWCPFLIYTNFISFSEEKQSKNEPEPFRELDSLDSERTLFFSKEEDRGNDTLEKQNPSANTAWATFVFTRWRKFWSAPVTVFMGNVIMYFAFLFLFTYVLLLDFKPPPPQGPSVKEIVLYFWVFTLVLEEIRQSFYTDEDTNLMKKFKLYVEDNWNKCDMVTIFLFIIGVICRMLNSTFQAGRTILAIDFMVFTLRLIHIFAIHKQLGPKIIIVERMMKDVFFFLFFLSVWLIAYGVTTQALLHPNDSRVEWIFRRVLYRPYLQIFGQIPLDEIDTSRTYPRNCTFNPLQILQENTPSCPNSYANWLVILLLVIFLLVTNVLLMNLLIAMFSYTFQVVQGNTDIFWKVQRYNLIVEYHGRPALAPPFIIINHIILVLRRLFNKMEHKKKHLERDLPVGLDQKIITWELVQKEHYLVNLEQEKKESNEERLKATSNKVDNLSKYFSGLKEQEKRFKVLEAQICYCTAVISSMAEVLTKTNLSCTQPAPNYTCVKSANTEVPLPQRREREEHADQFETDIEYIDN, from the exons TTTATGAAGGTCCAGAGTACCATTCACCCTGGAATTATATTTGAAGTTATGCTCAACAAATGGAATCTACCGGCCCCCAATTTGGTTATCTCTTTAGTAGGGGGAGAAGAAGATTTTCAGATGAAGCCTTGGCTACGGGACACCTTAAAGAAAGGATTTATAAAGGCAGCTGAAAGCACAG GTGCCTGGATTTTCACCAGTGCTCTGCGTGTGGGAGTGACAAGGCACTTGGTGCAAGCAGTGCAAGACCTTGCCCTGGCCAGCACCTCGTCCACCCTGAGTGTGATTGCCATAGGAATAGCTTCACTCAGGGAAATCCAGCACAGAGAAATCCTGGAAAACACAAAG AGTGAAAGCCTTGTACACTACCAGTCAGATGACAGCACCCAAGGCCCACTGTATTCCCTGGACCACAACCACTCCCACTTCATTTTGGTGGAGCACGGCACGGCAGAGGAGCCGGACGGAACCGCCAAGCTGCGCCTGGCCTTGGAGAGGCACATCTCGGAGCAGCGCACGGGATACGGGG GAACAGGTAGCATAGAGATCCCCGTGCTGTGCTTGCTGGTAAATGGAGGACCAGACACACTTGAG AGAATTTGCAGCGGGTTGGAAAATTCTGCTCCCTGGCTTATCTTAGCAGGGTCTGGAGGTACAGCTGACATCCTAGCAGCATTCATGAATGACCCACAGCTTATCATGCCAGAAGCTGTTGAAAAGCAATTTAAGGAGAAATTCCCTGCAGAGAGCTTCTTGTGGAAGGACATTCTCCAGTGGACATTGACA ATTCAGAATATTATTTCACACCAGCATCTTCTAACTCTGCACAACTTTGAGCAAGATGGTTCAGAAGAACTAGACACAGTCATTTTGAAAGCCTTAGTAAAAG cctgtAAAAGTCAGAGTCAGGAGGCTCAGGAATATCTGGATGAACTGAAACTGGCAGTGGCCTGGAATAGGGTCGACATTGCTAAAAGTGAAATATTCAATGGTGACGTGGAGTGGAAG TCCTGTGACCTGGAGGAAGTGATGATGGATGCTCTAGTCAACAACAAACCAGAATTTGTGAAGTTATTTATTGACAATGGGGCTAACATATATGAATTCCTGACCTACAGTCGGTTGCAGAGACTCTACTGTTCCATTTCTCAGAAATGTCTGCTCTATGAACTTCTCctgaagaagcatgaagaaagCAAACTGACCTCGGCAGGGCACACTGGTCAGCAGCAAAGTGACCAGAAGAGCACCTGCCCTCTCTTCACTCTCACTGAGGTCTCCAGAGTTCTCAAGGATTTTCTTGATGATGCATGCAAAGGTTTCTATCAAGACCTCAGACATGAAGGCAAGAAGAAATCT GACAAAATGAACACAAAGGGATTACCTGGGCCCTTGGACATGAACCAGAAAAGTGAAAATCCTTGGAGGGATTTGTTTGTATGGGCAGTGCTTCAAAACCGACACAAGATGGCAAACTATTTCTGGGCTATG GGTCAGGAGGGTGTAGcttcagctctggcagcctgcaAGATCCTGAAAGAGATGTCCCGCCTGGAGACGGAGACCAAAGCAGCCTGCATAATGAAAGAGGCCAAGTATGAGCAGCTCGCTGTGG AACTGTTTAGTGAGTGCTACCACAACAGTGAGGAGAGAGCATTTGCTCTGTTGGTGAGGAAAAATCAGTACTGGAGCAAAACCACGtgccttcagctggccacagaAGCAGATGCAAAGTCTTTCTTTGCACATGATGGTGTCCAG GCCTTCCTGACAAAAATATGGTGGGGAGACATGTCTACAAGCACACAGATCCTCAAGTTAATCTGTGCATTCTGGTGTCCCTTCCTAATCTACACCAATTTCATATCATTCAG TGAGGAAAAACAATCAAAGAACGAGCCAGAGCCATTCAGAGAGCTGGACAGTTTGGATTCAGAGAGGACTCTCTTCTTCTCCAAGGAAGAAGATAG AGGAAATGACACATTGGAAAAACAGAACCCTTCTGCAAACACAGCATGGGCAACATTCGTATTTACCCGGTGGAGAAAATTCTGGAGTGCCCCTGTAACTGTGTTTATGGGGAATGTTATCATgtactttgcttttctctttctatttACTTATGTCCTTTTACTGGACTTTAAACCACCTCCACCTCAGGGTCCATCTGTTAAAGAAATTGTGCTCTACTTCTGGGTGTTTACCCTTGTCTTGGAAGAGATCCGACAG agTTTCTATACAGATGAAGACAcaaatttaatgaaaaagttCAAACTGTATGTGGAGGATAACTGGAATAAATGTGATATGGTGACCATATTCCTCTTTATAATTGGGGTAATCTGCAG GATGCTGAACTCAACTTTCCAAGCTGGCCGTACAATACTCGCCATTGATTTTATGGTGTTTACACTTAGACTTATCCATATTTTTGCAATTCACAAACAACTTGGACCAAAGATCATAATTGTGGAAAGGATG ATGAaggatgttttcttctttctgtttttcttgagTGTGTGGCTCATTGCCTACGGTGTGACAACTCaagctctgctccatcccaatGACAGCCGAGTGGAATGGATATTCAGAAGGGTTCTTTATCGTCCCTACCTTCAGATATTTGGCCAGATTCCACTAGATGAAATAGACA CATCACGAACATATCCCAGGAACTGCACGTTTAACCCCCTGCAGATCCTGCAGGAGAACACTCCATCCTGCCCCAACAGCTACGCCAACTGGCTTGTCATACTCCTGCTGGTCATCTTCCTGCTGGTCACAAACGTCCTCCTCATGAACCTCCTCATTGCTATGTTCAG TTACACTTTTCAAGTTGTCCAGGGCAATACAGACATCTTCTGGAAAGTGCAGCGCTACAACCTGATTGTTGAGTACCATGGCCGGCCTGCCTTAGCACCACCATTTATCATTATCAACCACATCATTCTGGTTCTCAGAAGGCTCTTCAACAAAATGGAACACAAGAAAAAACACCTGG AAAGAGATCTTCCAGTGGGCCTAGATCAAAAAATCATAACATGGGAGCTGGTGCAAAAAGAACATTATCTCGTAAACCTtgagcaagaaaagaaagaaagcaatgAAGAAAGGCTGAAGGCCACATCTAATAA GGTGGATAATTTGTCCAAGTATTTTAGTGGAttgaaagaacaagaaaaacgATTTAAAGTTCTGGAAGCCCAG ATTTGCTACTGTACAGCTGTTATCTCCTCCATGGCAGAAGTTTTAACCAAAACCAACCTCTCGTGCACTCAACCAGCTCCAAACTACACAT GTGTGAAGAGCGCCAACACAGAAGTGCCTTTGCCACaaagaagggaaagagaagagcATGCAGATCAGTTTGAGACTGACATTGAATACATTGATAACTaa
- the TSSC4 gene encoding U5 small nuclear ribonucleoprotein TSSC4 — protein MGEQEAGEPFLGILADGGRDFEGALPSDTVSLSDSDSDDLGLADEAEVDTISPEEPSVDEGDSRSGETPDSSNSRSPVQPFHLKGMSSTFSLRSQSIFDCLEEAAKLSVPSMPEDNVVDGRFKRPLPPTTVSGNLVPENMGRQARAVQAPRTSPAVPDYVAHPERWTKYSLEGVSECSDKTNRAVAMEFLGGLKKRGEQQSLATQDSYTQSFNQDPSSCGAGRIVFTKPTKRGVDGLEKKTSTGEDDKKQVKTDLKGKSLKKADDLREEDKVELGHLDSDSGKAAEEEERTMEGDQNTEHKPDARLSGAGEEPSLGTVGFHCSKKKSRKNFRPKVDDEGEEEES, from the coding sequence atgggagagcaggaggcaggtgaACCTTTTCTGGGGATACTGGCTGATGGTGGCAGAGACTTTGAaggagctctgccctcagaCACGGTGTCGCTCAGCGATTCTGACTCTGATGACTTGGGGCTGGCGGATGAAGCAGAAGTTGATACAATATCTCCCGAGGAGCCATCTGTAGATGAAGGGGATTCCAGATCAGGAGAGACACCTGACTCTTCAAACAGCAGATCTCCTGTGCAGCCATTCCATCTGAAGGGCATGAGTTCTACATTCTCTCTCCGTAGCCAGAGCATTTTTGATTGCCTGGAAGAGGCAGCCAAGCTGTCTGTGCCCTCTATGCCTGAAGATAATGTTGTTGATGGGAGGTTCAAGCGCCCATTGCCTCCAACCACAGTTTCAGGTAACCTGGTCCCAGAAAACATGGGAAGGCAAGCCAGAGCAGTGCAGGCTCCCAGAAcctctcctgcagtgcctgacTACGTGGCACACCCGGAGCGCTGGACCAAATACAGCCTGGAGGGAGTTTCAGAGTGCAGTGACAAGACTAACAGGGCAGTGGCCATGGAATTTCTAGGTGGTTTGAAGAAAAGAGGGGAGCAACAGAGCTTGGCTACTCAAGACAGCTACACCCAGTCCTTCAACCAGGACCCTTCcagctgtggagctgggagGATTGTCTtcaccaaaccaaccaaaagaGGTGTTGATggactggaaaagaaaacatctACAGGGGAGGATGATAAAAAACAGGTGAAGACAGATCTGAAAGGAAAATCTCTTAAGAAGGCTGATGACTTGAGGGAAGAAGATAAGGTTGAGCTGGGGCACTTAGACAGTGACAgtggaaaggcagcagaggaggaggagcgcACGATGGAAGGGGACCAGAACACAGAACATAAACCTGATGCAAGGCTTAGTGGTGCAGGTGAAGAGCCATCGCTGGGAACAGTTGGATTCCACTGCAGTAAgaagaagagcaggaaaaattTCCGACCTAAAGTAGATGATGAAGGGGAGGAAGAAGAGTCCTGA